A window of Solanum stenotomum isolate F172 chromosome 3, ASM1918654v1, whole genome shotgun sequence contains these coding sequences:
- the LOC125858799 gene encoding uncharacterized protein LOC125858799, producing the protein MRSLEQNIRNMQGLGGHKSVLFKDLCMFPDVHLPIGFKTPKFDKYNGHGDPVAHLKRFCNQLRGAEGKEELLMAYFGDSLTSVASEWFIDQDISRWHAQEPDYFHYLLAAMGKPFIEAIKIGEMVENGIKSGKIVSQTIIRATTQAIQSGSGNFVNRNKKEEGSMMTSGSRGVQMGMNRPYVLVQQEQSNSPQHYYPSQYAVLNTQEYVRPPQRQQWRAPAPQGSRPQQQNFQAPHNPRPRMDYTREQGRKENFTPIGESYTSHSTKNCWTLKRVIEKLIEDKVIEIRNEEAPNVINNPLPAHNKEHVVGMVDIYEDCDLTCRIKMESRDSKEESSMVLEPIQKALIIVNGASSNFGDSRKLVLYVPGAVKRREVPLNGPKLYIHGKLRTFSQNQESVKEPIVIQIATQLPMTNTKTVPWNYNKVIVTHKGNEIIEETNETRGLTRSRRCYAPEELRRDKQAKENQLPIKKPITEEEAEEFLKKMKAQDYFVIDQLRKTPSQISLLSLLIHSKEHREVLTRILNETHISESITVGHLEKMANRIFEVNRITFTDDELPWEGSGHNKALHLTVKCEEHYVKRVMVDGGSSVDICPLSTLQRLKINTDRIRTNNICVRTFDGAKRDTLGEIYLTVTIGPVELGITFKVIDIDTSCNLLLGRP; encoded by the exons atgaggaGTTTGGAGCAAAACATAAGGAATATGCAAGGGCTGGGAGGACACAAAAGTGTCTTGTTCAAGGACTTATGCATGTTTCCAGATGTTCACTTGCCTATAGGGTTCAAAACTCCAAAGTTTGATAAGTATAATGGTCATGGCGATCCAGTGGCTCATTTGAAAAGATTTTGTAATCAGCTAAGGGGAGCCGAAGGAAAAGAAGAACTTCTTATGGCTTACTTTGGAGACAGTCTAACGAGTGTAGCCTCAGAATGGTTTATCGATCAAGATATTTCTCGATGGCAT GCACAAGAACCTGACTACTTTCATTACCTTCTCGCTGCAATGGGAAAACCTTTCATCGAAGCAATTAAGATCGGAGAAATGGTAGAGAATGGCATAAAATCGGGTAAAATTGTAAGCCAGACAATCATTAGAGCTACCACACAAGCAATACAAAGCGGGTCAGGTAATTTTGTAAATCGAAACAAGAAGGAAGAAGGGTCCATGATGACGTCTGGATCGAGAGGTGTTCAAATGGGCATGAACCGCCCTTATGTTCTAGTCCAACAAGAACAATCTAATTCTCCTCAACATTATTACCCATCCCAATATGCAGTTCTCAACACTCAAGAATATGTCCGACCTCCTCAGCGCCAACAATGGCGGGCACCTGCCCCACAAGGTTCTCGCCCCCAACAACAAAATTTTCAGGCACCCCATAATCCACGTCCCCGGATGGATTATACAAGAGAACAAGGTCGGAAAGAAAACTTTACCCCAATTGGAGAGTCATATACGA GTCATAGCACAAAGAATTGTTGGACTCTAAAAAGAGTCATTGAGAAGTTGATTGAGGATAAGGTAATTGAGATACGCAATGAGGAGGCTCCAAATGTCATTAATAACCCACTCCCTGCTCACAATAAGGAGCATGTTGTGGGGATGGTAGACATTTATGAAGATTGTGATCTAACATGTAGAATAAAAATGGAAAGCAGGGATTCAAAAGAAGAGTCGAGTATGGTTTTAGAACCCATACAAAAGGCACTGATAATTGTAAATGGTGCAAGTTCAAATTTTGGAGACTCGAGAAAACTAGTGTTGTATGTCCCTGGAGCTGTAAAAAGAAGAGAAGTACCGTTGAATGGACCAAAATTATACATTCATGGTAAGCTTCGAACATTTagtcaaaatcaagaaagtgTGAAAGAGCCAATTGTGATACAAATTGCAACGCAACTTCCGATGACAAACACCAAGACCGTTCCATGGAACTACAACAAAGTCATTGTTACCCACAAGGGAAATGAGATTATTGAAGAAACAAATGAAACAAGAGGATTAACTCGTTCTAGGAGGTGTTATGCTCCAGAAGAATTAAGAAGAGACAAACAAGCCAAAGAAAATCAGTTGCCAATTAAAAAACCTATCACTGAGGAGGAGGCTGAAGAgttcttgaaaaaaatgaaagctCAAGATTATTTTGTTATTGATCAATTGAGGAAAACACCCTCTCAGATATCCTTATTGTCATTACTCATACATTCTAAAGAGCATCGTGAAGTTTTGACCAGAATCTTGAATGAGACACATATCTCAGAAAGTATCACGGTGGGTCACTTGGAAAAGATGGCCAACCGAATATTTGAGGTAAATAGAATCACTTTCACTGATGATGAATTGCCTTGGGAAGGATCTGGGCATAATAAGGCATTACATTTAACCGTGAAATGTGAAGAACACTATGTGAAGAGGGTCATGGTCGATGGAGGATCAAGTGTAGACATATGCCCTCTTTCTACTCTACAAAGGTTGAAAATCAACACGGATAGAATTCGTACTAACAATATCTGTGTGCGCACATTTGATGGCGCAAAACGGGACACACTTGGTGAAATATACTTAACTGTTACAATTGGACCAGTGGAGTTGGGAATCACTTTCAAAGTAATAGACATTGACACTTCTTGCAATCTACTTTTGGGTAGGCCATAG
- the LOC125858798 gene encoding uncharacterized protein LOC125858798 codes for MVQGSRQWHEKLPFALLGYRMTICTSIGTTPYLFVYGTEAVISAEVEIPSLRIIVEAEIEYTKCVKSRLEQLALINEKRLTSICFGQLYQQRMARAYNKKVRPRNFEVGQLVKKRILPHQDEAKGKFAPNWQGPYVIKKVLSKGALQLADMEEKAIDTIVNADSIKRYYV; via the coding sequence ATGGTGCAAGGATCTAGGCAGTGGCATGAAAAACTACCATTTGCTCTCTTGGGATACCGCATGACTATTTGTACGTCAATCGGTACAACTCCTTACTTATTTGTTTACGGTACTGAGGCTGTCATATCCGCAGAAGTTGAAATCCCTTCTCTTCGAATCATTGTCGAAGCAGAAATTGAGTACACGAAATGTGTTAAATCAAGGTTAGAACAATTAGCACTGATAAACGAAAAACGGTTGACATCAATTTGCTTTGGTCAATTATATCAGCAGAGGATGGCTCGAGCTTATAACAAGAAGGTACGCCCAAGAAATTTTGAAGTCGGTCAACTTGTTAAGAAACGCATCCTTCCCCATCAAGACGAGGCCAAAGGAAAGTTTGCCCCAAATTGGCAAGGCCCTTATGTTATTAAAAAAGTGCTATCAAAAGGAGCATTGCAACTAGCAGATATGGAGGAAAAGGCAATCGACACAATTGTTAACGCAGATTCGATCAAAAGATACTACGTTTAA